A genome region from Taeniopygia guttata chromosome 5, bTaeGut7.mat, whole genome shotgun sequence includes the following:
- the TMX1 gene encoding thioredoxin-related transmembrane protein 1, which yields MAALPSLRAPLRAPLCALLCLTLAAATHGKPSPVKVLSDGMWRELLQDEWMVEFYAPWCPACENLQPEWEKFAEWGEDLGVNVAKVDVTEQPGLSGRFIITALPTIYHCKDGEFRRYQGARTKAAFINFISDQEWKSIEPVSSWFGPSSFLMSSMSALFKLSMWIRHGHGYLTENLGIPVWGSYAVFGLATLFLGMVLGLMMVFLADCICPSKRHRPPQLQPQSRKQGPEPAHLLKNTYEEQEADEGDISDDEAEGSRRDSSPSGVRQRPVPSGASQEKS from the exons ATGGCGGCGCTGCCATCGCTGAGGGCTCCGCTGAGGGCTCCGCTCTGCGCTCTGCTGTGCCTGACCCTGGCGGCCGCCACCCACGGCAAGCCGAGCCCCGTGAAGGTGCTGTCGGACGGGATGTGgcgggagctgctgcaggacgAGTGGATGGTGGAGTT ctACGCGCCCTGGTGTCCCGCCTGCGAGAACCTGCAGCCCGAGTGGGAGAAGTTCGCCGAGTGGGGAGAGGACCTGGGGGTGAACGTGGCCAAAGTGGATGTGACGGAGCAGCCGG GGTTAAGTGGGCGGTTTATCATCACAGCTCTCCCTACCATCTATCA CTGCAAAGATGGAGAGTTCAGGAGATACCAGGGAGCAAGGACTAAAGCTGCCTTCATTAATTTCATCAGTGACCAGGAGTGGAAATCCATTGAACCAGTGTCCTCCTGGTTTGgtccttcctctttcct GATGAGCAGCATGTCAGCCTTGTTCAAGTTGTCCATGTGGATCAGG CATGGCCATGGCTATTTAACAGAAAATCTTGGAATACCAGTCTGGGGCTCCTATGCTGTTTTTGGATTGGCAACTCTGTTCTTAGGAATGGTCCTGGGACTT ATGATGGTGTTCCTGGCAGACTGCATCTGTCCCTCCAAGAGGCACAGAccaccacagctccagcctcagTCAA GGAAACAAGGTCCAGAGCCAGCTCATCTGCTGAAAAACACGTATGAAGAGCAAGAAGCAGATGAGGGAGATATCTCAGATGATGaagcagaggggagcaggagagACTCATCCCCAAGTGGTGTCCGGCAGCGCCCCGTGCCCAGTGGTGCTTCACAGGAGAAATCTTAG